The genomic stretch TTGAGATTAAAGATAATCTTGTGACAATTGTTGCAGATTCTGCAGAACGTGAACGCGATATCGATGTTAGCCGTGCTGAACGTGCTAAAATCCGTGCTGAACGTAAATTGGAACAAGCTCAAAGTACTCACGATATCGACGAAGTACGTCGTGCACAAGTTGCTCTTCGCCGTGCTTTGAACCGTATCAGTGTTGGTAATAAATAAACGAAAAGGTCTGAGAGTTTATCTCAGGCTTTTTTTATTACTTTTTGATGTTTTTTTCATGAAGAAAGCTTACACTTGTGCAGTTTTTTGTTGTCGAAAATGAAATCTGATATAATAGTTCTATGGAAATTTTAAATAGTTCAGTGACTTTGATTAGTCACCTTGTTTTTATTGCAATGACACATCAAATTCTTCGAAATTTATTTGATTGGTCAAAATTAATTAAAAATACGCCTGAGAATATCGGTCGCCTTAAGGTATTTATTCTTTTGGTTAGTATTGCACTTGGTTATATGGTAAGCCATTTTATTTTAGAAATCATTACAGTTAGTCAGACTTTCTTCTTTGGTTTTCAATAAAAGCAATAATCGCTAAACTATGATATAATTTTGATATTATAATATAAGAATGGAGTTCATTTTGGATAAAATTATTATTGAAGGCGGTAATACACGCCTAGAAGGAGAAGTAATCATTGAAGGAGCAAAGAATGCGGTTCTTCCTCTTCTTGCAGCGACAATTTTACCGAAGGAAGGAAAGACAGTTTTAACAAATGTCCCAATCCTTTCAGATGTCTTTACGATGAATAATGTTGTCCGTGGTTT from Streptococcus ruminicola encodes the following:
- a CDS encoding DUF1146 family protein, with the translated sequence MEILNSSVTLISHLVFIAMTHQILRNLFDWSKLIKNTPENIGRLKVFILLVSIALGYMVSHFILEIITVSQTFFFGFQ